In Triticum urartu cultivar G1812 chromosome 6, Tu2.1, whole genome shotgun sequence, the following proteins share a genomic window:
- the LOC125513296 gene encoding uncharacterized protein LOC125513296 — MSGSMRRILNLGLFEGVKRAYSLRRLNLELSKVKFFHPTAQEAAAHGKVLPTLTPAQAEATSRTRICNTDLATAEAAAPKIGPPKTELVIKPPEVSYSIRSPRCVHFLPTASESKVVMVDRANRMIRFNIVNSPHYNDTQDGQVPRHSRYIDSMPSLHGYKEAPLAISVPPTDLHLLDGEDAGDLYIIDSVLHPNKADVRPQFEALVWRGITTSLVSHRFWHCDILPLPPWITHHRNDFVYGHALVGDTICFSISGPEGDGTYCFHMATRQWSKAGDWLMPFHGKADYVPELGLWFGVADGLPCAADLSGVVRGEEPPPEKMRIWVHDDLPEEWQPNQFFKPRVISLGSGKFMVVDFLDDMQFDKESNEMCLEKQFALFTGMEVAYSNGNGKGKNSRNGAIKDNDHSSGSENGGKGKGKGLIRGLRMIKHKSGRYMFNNHQRIEEVL; from the coding sequence ATGAGCGGCAGCATGCGGCGGATCCTGAACCTGGGGTTGTTCGAAGGGGTCAAACGCGCGTATTCGCTGCGGCGCCTGAACCTGGAGCTCTCCAAGGTGAAGTTTTTCCACCCGACGGCACAAGAGGCGGCCGCTCATGGCAAGGTGCTGCCAACACTGACGCCAGCCCAGGCCGAGGCCACCAGCAGGACAAGGATCTGCAACACCGATCTGGcgacggcggaggcggcggcgcccAAGATCGGTCCGCCAAAAACCGAGCTGGTCATAAAGCCACCGGAAGTCTCCTACTCCATCCGGTCTCCTCGCTGCGTTCATTTCTTGCCAACCGCCTCGGAGAGCAAGGTCGTCATGGTCGACCGCGCGAACCGCATGATACGCTTCAACATCGTCAATAGCCCCCACTACAACGATACCCAGGACGGCCAAGTCCCCAGGCACTCCCGCTACATCGATTCCATGCCAAGCCTCCACGGGTACAAGGAGGCGCCGCTGGCCATCTCCGTCCCTCCCACGGACTTACACCTCCTTGACGGCGAAGACGCAGGCGACCTCTACATCATCGATAGCGTCCTCCATCCCAACAAGGCGGACGTACGCCCGCAGTTCGAGGCCCTGGTGTGGAGGGGGATCACCACGTCCCTCGTGTCTCACAGGTTCTGGCACTGCGACATCCTCCCGCTGCCCCCGTGGATCACGCACCACAGGAATGACTTCGTCTATGGTCACGCCCTCGTCGGCGACACCATCTGCTTCTCCATCTCTGGCCCAGAGGGCGATGGCACCTACTGCTTCCACATGGCGACTCGCCAGTGGAGCAAAGCTGGCGACTGGCTCATGCCCTTCCATGGCAAGGCAGATTACGTCCCTGAGCTTGGACTCTGGTTCGGCGTCGCAGACGGCCTCCCCTGCGCTGCTGACCTCTCTGGCGTCGTCCGAGGGGAGGAGCCGCCGCCAGAGAAGATGCGGATCTGGGTGCACGATGACCTGCCAGAGGAGTGGCAGCCAAACCAATTTTTCAAGCCCAGGGTCATCAGCCTTGGTTCTGGCAAGTTCATGGTCGTGGACTTCTTGGATGACATGCAATTCGACAAGGAATCCAACGAGATGTGTCTTGAAAAGCAATTCGCCCTCTTCACTGGTATGGAAGTAGCCTACAGCAACGGCAACGGCAAAGGCAAGAATAGCAGAAATGGTGCCATCAAAGACAATGACCACAGTAGTGGCAGCGAGAATGGCggcaaaggcaaaggcaaagggCTGATCCGTGGCCTCCGTATGATCAAGCACAAATCCGGTCGTTACATGTTCAACAACCATCAGAGGATCGAGGAGGTGCTCTGA
- the LOC125513297 gene encoding methylthioribose kinase 1 — translation MAAADEAQGFRPLDEASLVAYIRATPALAASLGGRVDDLAVKEVGDGNLNFVYIVSSDAGSVVVKQALPYIRCVGDSWPMTRERAYFEASALREHGRLCPDHVPEVYHFDRAMSLIGMRYIKPPHIILRKGLIAGVEYPLLAEHMSDYMAKTLFFTSLLYNSTTEHKKQVARYCENVEMCRLTEQVVFSDPYMVSKYNRWNSPFLDKDAEAVREDDGLKLEIAELKSMFIERAQALIHGDLHTGSIMVTRDSTQVIDPEFAFYAPMGYDIGAFLGNLILAYFAQDGHADQTNDRKAYKQWILKTIEESWNLFQQKFLGLWNKHKDGNGEAYLPAIYNNPELLSVVQKKYMTGLLHDSLGFGSAKMIRRIVGIAHVEDFDSIEDASKRASCERRALDCAKAILKGRRQFESIEQVIVHVQSVNHD, via the exons ATGGCCGCCGCCGACGAGGCGCAGGGCTTCCGCCCGCTGGACgaggcgtcgctggtggcctaCATCCGGGCGACCCCGGCGCTGGCCGCCAGCCTCGGCGGCCGCGTCGACGACCTCGCCGTCAAGGAGGTCGGCGACGGCAACCTCAACTTCGTCTACATCGTCTCCTCCGACGCCGGCTCCGTCGTCGTCAAGCAG GCGCTGCCGTACATCCGCTGCGTGGGGGACTCGTGGCCGATGACGAGGGAGCGGGCCTACTTTGAGGCCTCCGCGCTGCGGGAGCACGGCCGCCTCTGCCCGGACCACGTCCCGGAGGTCTACCACTTCGACCGCGCCATGTCGCTCATCGGGATGCGCTACATCAAGCCGCCCCACATCATCCTCCGCAAGGGCCTCATCGCCGGCGTCGAGTACCCCCTCCTCGCCGAGCACATGTCCGACTACATGGCCAAGACCCTCTTCTTCACCTCCCTCCTCTACAACTCCACCACCGAGCACAAGAAGCAAG TTGCTCGCTACTGCGAGAACGTGGAGATGTGCAGGCTCACGGAGCAGGTCGTCTTCTCGGACCCATACATGGTCTCCAAATACAATCGCTGGAACTCGCCATTCCTCGACAAGGACGCCGAGGCGGTGCGAGAGGATGATGGGCTGAAGTTGGAGATTGCTGAATTGAAGTCGAT GTTTATCGAGAGAGCCCAGGCCCTGATTCATGGAGATCTCCATACTGGTTCCATCATGGTGACCCGAGATTCCACTCAAGTGATTGATCCGGAGTTTGCCTTCTACGCGCCGATGGGTTACGACATTGGGGCCTTCTTGGGGAACCTGATTCTGGCGTACTTTGCACAGGATGGGCATGCTGATCAAACGAATGACCGTAAA GCTTATAAGCAATGGATATTGAAGACCATCGAAGAATCATGGAATTTGTTCCAGCAGAAATTTTTGGGACTCTGGAATAAACACAAAGATGGGAATGGGGAGGCATACCTGCCTGCCATATACAACAACCCGGAGCTTTTGAGCGTTGTACAGAAGAAGTACATGACAGGTCTACTTCATGATAGTCTTGGATTTGGTTCAGCCAAAATGATCAG GAGAATTGTTGGAATTGCCCATGTCGAGGATTTTGACTCAATTGAGGATGCCAGCAAGAGAGCATCATGTGAGCGCCGTGCGCTTGATTGTGCCAAGGCAATCCTGAAGGGGCGACGCCAATTTGAGAGCATTGAGCAGGTTATTGTGCATGTCCAATCAGTAAATCATGACTGA